The Trachemys scripta elegans isolate TJP31775 chromosome 6, CAS_Tse_1.0, whole genome shotgun sequence genome includes a window with the following:
- the LYRM7 gene encoding complex III assembly factor LYRM7, giving the protein MGSRAEVLKLFRALHRTRQQVFKNDARALEAARQKINEEFRKHQDETSSERIAELMKIGSDVEVLLRTSVIQGLHTGSDSLMLIPRKDLLLDNVPYCDTPPRKL; this is encoded by the exons GTTTTGAAGCTTTTCAGAGCATTGCACAGAACACGgcaacaggtttttaaaaatgatgccAGAGCCCTAGAAG CTGCAAGGCAAAAGATAAATGAAGAATTCAGAAAACATCAAGATGAGACTTCTTCTGAAAGAATAGCAGAG CTTATGAAAATAGGTTCAGATGTCGAAGTTCTGCTCAGAACATCTGTTATACAGGGACTTCACACAGGTTCTGACAGTCTGA tgCTTATACCCAGGAAAGATCTGCTACTAGACAATGTTCCTTACTGTGATACTCCACCACGAAAGCTTTGA